A single genomic interval of Hevea brasiliensis isolate MT/VB/25A 57/8 chromosome 4, ASM3005281v1, whole genome shotgun sequence harbors:
- the LOC131179481 gene encoding uncharacterized protein LOC131179481, producing MAGTSNTAGILAPLAEGHSITKPPLFNGSNYSFWKVRMGNFIQSVDIEAWQRIVKGPEIPLELHADGYREKLEDEYNELDWKKVSSNAKALNILHCALDATEYNRISGCTSVKEVWDKLEVTYDGTNQVKESKANRLVREYELFEMKPGETISEMSTRFTDLVNVLKALEKEFTEEELVKKVLRSLPKSWETKVTVIFDTKDFSKFTYDELIGSFIAHEMLYDKSKSNVDDEKKKRGISLKSSQEDELRKTIAFKATSSDSSNSSSDEDDLAMIIRRFRKAFKKGGETSKDQSEIKCFECNKPGHIKPNCPKLKKKNSKDKSKKALVASWMDSDDSSSDNSSDEEVAHICLMALEEDKPESSQQREINTEVNNSDSLSIEDYEDAFAKLYEEYKVYKKKCSALNKEIASLRAENDSMSIIVQENKFYKNQMLLFDELNKELEDSKIACEKIIEKNRILETKVESLTNDLAKFTNGTQILDTLLGSQRLSNQKSGLDNDGFMHYGKYKNFFVCLRSKQECEQWYDDNACSRHMTGDKEKFSNLTLKSGGHVRFGDKGKAYIIGSGSIGKNPSIKDVALVEGLKFNLLSCYILNNKKDNLKKFDVKSDEGIFLGYSMHSKAYRVINWKTLLVEETIHVIFDETNNFLERKIVCDDDELGKIFGRRKDETQNQQSQPIEPQSAIGNDVDNKDANEKDQEGDQEGDQEVLPNIEELQIDEPHHDDLP from the exons ATGGCTGGCACATCTAATACAGCTGGTATCCTTGCACCTTTAGCTGAAGGACACTCTATCACTAAACCACCTTTGTTTAATGGTTCTAATTATTCTTTCTGGAAAGTGAGGATGGGAAACTTTATTCAATCTGTTGATATTGAAGCATGGCAAAGAATTGTTAAAGGTCCTGAAATTCCATTAGAATTGCATGCTGATGGTTATAGAGAAAAACTAGAAGATGAATATAATGAACTTGATTGGAAGAAAGTTTCTTCAAATGCTAAAGCTTtaaacattcttcattgtgcacTTGATGCAACtgagtataatcgtatttcaggTTGTACATCTGTAAAAGAAGTGTGGGATAAACTTGAAGTCACATATGATGGGACTAATCAAGTCAAGGAATCAAAAGCAAATAGGCTTGTCCGGGAATATGaactatttgagatgaaacctggagAAACCATTTCAGAAATGAGCACAAGATTTACTGATCTGGTGAATGTTCTTAAAGCTCTTGAAAAAGAATTCACTGAAGAAGAGTTAGTCAAGAAAGTCTTGAGGTCACTACCTAAATCGTGGGAAACAAAAGTTACAGTGATCTTTGACACCAAAGATTTCTCCAAATTCACTTATGATGAGCTTATTGGTTCTTTTATTGCTCATGAAATGCTTTAtgacaagagcaagagcaatgtagatgatgaaaagaaaaagagaggaatTTCTTTAAAGTCAAGCCAAGAGGATGAATTAAGGAAAACTATAGCTTTTAAGGCTACCTCAAGTGACAGCTCCAATAGTTCAAGTGATGAAGATGATCTTGCCATGATTATAAGAAGATTCAGGAAAGCATTCAAAAAGGGAG GTGAAACAAGCAAGGATCAAAGTGAGATTAAATGCTTTGAATGCAACAAACCTGGTCACATCAAGCCAAATTGTCCTAAACTGAAAAAGAAGAATTCAAAGGACAAGAGCAAGAAAGCCTTGGTTGCTAGCTGGATGGATAGTGATGATTCCTCAAGTGATAACTCTAGTGACGAGGAGGTTGCACACATTTGTCTCATGGCTCTAGAAGAGGATAAACCAGAAAGTTCCCAACAAAGAGAAATCAACACTGAGGTAAATAATTCTGACTCTCTTAGTATTGAGGATTATGAAGATGCATTTGccaaattatatgaagaatacAAAGTTTATAAGAAAAAATGTTCTGCTTTAAACAAAGAAATTGCTTCCTTAAGAGCTGAAAATGATTCTATGAGCATTATTGTACAAGAAAATAagttttataaaaatcaaatgctcTTGTTTGATGAGCTGAATAAGGAGTTAGAAGATTCAAAAATTGCTTGTGAAAAAATCATTGAGAAAAATAGGATTTTAGAAACTAAGGTGgaatctttgacaaatgatttagcTAAATTCACAAATGGCACACAAATTCTTGATACGTTACTTGGTTCTCAAAGATTATCAAATCAAAAATCTGGTCTTGATAATGATGGATTCATGCACTatggaaaatataaaaatttcttt GTATGTCTTAGAAGCAAGCAAGAGTGTGAACAATGGTATGATGATAATGCTTGTTCAAGACACATGACTGGAGACAAAGAAAAATTCTCAAACCTTACCTTGAAAAGTGGTGGACATGTGAGATTTGGTGACAAAGGCAAAGCTTACATCATTGGAAGTGGCTCTATTGGGAAAAATCCAAGCATAAAGGATGTCGCATtagttgaaggtttgaaattcaATCTTCTTAGT tgttaTATTTTGAACAACAAGAAAGATAACCTCAAAAAGTTTGATGTAAAATCAGATGAAGGTATTTTTCTAGGATATTCAATGCATAGCAAAGCTTATAGAGTCATTAATTGGAAAACTTTGTTAGTTGAGGAAACCATTCATGTTATATTTGATGAAACTAACAACTTCTTGGAAAGAAAGATTGTttgtgatgatgatgaactaggtAAAATCTTTGGAAGAAGAAAGGATGAGACTCAAAATCAACAAAGTCAACCTATTGAGCCCCAAAGTGCAATTGGGAATGATGTTGACAATAAAGatgctaatgagaaagatcaagaAGGTGATCAAGAAGGTGATCAAGAAGTATTGCCCAATAttgaagaactccaaattgaTGAACCACATCATGATGACCTACCTTAA